One part of the Ziziphus jujuba cultivar Dongzao chromosome 2, ASM3175591v1 genome encodes these proteins:
- the LOC107408513 gene encoding uncharacterized protein LOC107408513 — MGEISIDHDKKPVLGLENKIEESRVLISSLWVISWARPGRVIWAEECWKASELRLKSWDDLSKLWYVLSKEKNMLMTQRQMLHAQNLRFPNPERIPKVSKSMCRIKHVLTEKAIEESDPRRSAEMKRMINAF; from the exons ATGGGAGAAATTAGCATTGACCATGACAAGAAACCG GTACTTGGATTAGAGAATAAGATTGAAGAATCGAGGGTTCTGATTTCTTCACTTTGGGTGATTTCATGGGCTAGGCCTGGAAGAGTGATTTGGGCTGAAGAGTG CTGGAAGGCTTCCGAATTGCGGTTGAAGTCTTGGGATGACCTCAGTAAGCTGTGGTATGTTTTGTCAAAGGAGAAAAACATGTTGATGACTCAGCGCCAGATGCTTCATGCACAAAATCTTCGGTTTCCTAATCCAGAGAGAATTCCTAAA GTGAGCAAGTCAATGTGCCGTATCAAGCATGTACTTACAGAGAAGGCAATTGAAGAATCTGATCCGAGGAGGTCTGCTGAGATGAAGAGGATGATAAATGCTTTTTGA